A window from Strix uralensis isolate ZFMK-TIS-50842 chromosome 36, bStrUra1, whole genome shotgun sequence encodes these proteins:
- the LOC141937011 gene encoding scavenger receptor cysteine-rich type 1 protein M130-like has product MGRDMHVQQCTLAEAENLFPGWAPEQYILTVLLPCDTFYPPAVPQQLKTPVETRWASRATKGFLTPDPELKYTGFRLVNGSTVCAGRVEVQVLGTWGTLCASRWDLSDAHVLCRQLNCGFAESIPGGEHFGRETGPVWRDSFHCDGTEAHLQQCPVTTLGASPCSQGNTAAVICSGEFGSLRLVGGGSRCDGRVEIFQDGAWGRVLDDQWDVNEASVVCRQLRCGEAGTAYNPPKPERGTGPVGLRGVQCTGHEANLSLCNTSLPESVLAAGVVEDVGVICGDSPWQQLGFVPTAGSQWLRLVNGAGRCAGRVEIYYQGMWGTVCDDGWDLSDATVVCHQLGCGGAVEAAGSARFGEGSGQIWLDGVNCSGTEAALWDCPAGPWGQHDCGHKEDAGVICSEFVALRLENSDGCSGRLRVFYNGTWGSVCSNSMTLNTVMLVCKELGCGDGGSLERRQPSGRESGPAWLDRVQCGERNSSFWQCPSTPWNPQSCQDLREETDITCNAREKIRAMGGEDGCSGRVEVWHRGSWGTVCDDSWDIRDAEVACRQLGCGRAVSALREAVFGMGMGPIWLEQVECQGTEPSLQDCWARPGDSGACRHKEDAAVRCSEYRRLVPVREQPR; this is encoded by the exons atgggcagggacatgcaTGTCCAGCAGTGCACTCTGGCTGAGGCTGAGAACCTCTTTCCTGGGTGGGCACCTGAGCAGTACATCCTCActgtacttttgccctgtgacacGTTCTatcccccagcagtgccccaacaGCTCAAGACCCCTGTGGAAACAAGGTGGGCTTCTCGTGCCACCAAGGGGTTCCTCACGCCTGACCCTGAACTCA agtacacagggttcaggctggtgaatggcagcacagtgtgtgcagggagggtggaggtccaggtgctggggacgtgggggacccTCTGTGCGTCCCGCTGGGATCTCTCAGATGCCCACGTTCTCTGTCGGCAACTCaactgcgggtttgctgagtccattcctggaggagagcattttgggagagagactggccctgtctggagagactcattccactgtgacgggactgaagcccacctgcagcagtgcccagtgaccaccctgggggcctcaccgtgctcccaagggaacactgctgctgtcatttgctcaggtga GTTTGGATCCCTGCGGCTGGTGGGTGGAGGGAGCCGCTGCGATGGAcgagtggagatcttccaggatggggcgtggggcagagtcctggatgaCCAGTGGGACGTGAATGAGGCCAgcgtggtgtgccggcagctgcggtgtggggaggccgggacagcctacaaccccccaaagcctgagcgagGAACGGGCCCCGTGGGGCTGCGTGGGGTCCAGTGCACAGGGCATGAGGCCAACCTGAgtctctgcaacacctccctgcctgagagcgTGCTGGCGGCAGGGGTTGTGGAGGACGTGGGAGTCATTTGTGGGG acagtccctggcagcaactggggtTTGTACCCACTGCAGGGAGTCAATGGCTCCGGCTGGTGAAtggggccgggcgctgcgcagggagagtggagatctactaccagggcatgtgggggactgtctgcgacgatggctgggacctgtctgaTGCCACCGTtgtctgccaccagctgggctgcggaggggcagtggaggcagccggctctgctcggttcggggaaggctccgggcagatctggctggatggtgTGAACTGTTCTGGGACcgaagctgctctctgggactgcccggctgggccctgggggcagcatgACTGCGGGCACAAAGAGGATGCAggagtcatctgctcag agttcgtggccctgaggctggagaacagtgacggcTGCTCTGGGCGTCTACGGGTTTTCTACAACGGGACATGGGGGAGCGTTTGCTCCAACTCGATGACTCTCAACACAGTGATgctggtgtgcaaggagctgggctgtggggatggaggatcccTGGAAAGACGCCAGCCCTCTGGTAGGGagtctggccctgcctggctggatcgcgtgcagtgtggggagagaaacagctccttctggcagtgtccctccactccctggaacccacagtcatgCCAAGACCTGCGAGAGGAGACCGACATCACCTGCAACG ccagggagaagattcgtGCCATGGGCGGTGAGGACGGGTGCTCgggcagagtggaggtctggcaCCGTGGCTCCTGGGGAACGGTGTGTGACGACTCCTGGGACATACGGGATGCCGAAGTGgcgtgcaggcagctgggctgtggccgtGCAGTGTCTGCCCTGCGTGAGGCTGtgtttgggatggggatgggccccatctggctggagcaggtggagtgccaggggacggagccatccctgcaggactgctgggcccggcctggggacagcggtgcttgccggcataaggaagacgctgccgtgcgctgctcag AGTACAGGAGGCTGGTGCCAGTCAGGGAGCAGCCTCGTTGA